From a region of the Streptomyces sp. NBC_00193 genome:
- a CDS encoding DUF3107 domain-containing protein — translation MEVKIGVQHAPREIVLESDLSAEELESIVTAALSGSAPLLSLTDIKGRKVLVPSERLSYVDLGEPSVRKVGFGAL, via the coding sequence GTGGAGGTCAAGATCGGCGTGCAGCACGCACCCCGGGAGATCGTGCTCGAGAGCGACCTGAGTGCCGAGGAGCTGGAGAGCATCGTCACCGCCGCCCTGTCCGGCTCGGCGCCGCTGCTGAGCCTCACGGACATCAAGGGCCGCAAGGTCCTCGTGCCGTCCGAGCGCCTGTCGTACGTCGACCTGGGCGAGCCCAGCGTGCGCAAGGTCGGCTTCGGCGCTCTCTGA